One window of Magallana gigas chromosome 2, xbMagGiga1.1, whole genome shotgun sequence genomic DNA carries:
- the LOC105329782 gene encoding uncharacterized protein, with the protein MPSEEFSRSEKRFLKKSSKLFKPEPLNLSLLEEKDEDDKIDYLLNRRREIVKVSLTGLGDVQGKDDIAVLDRVNKFLLTPDHRESRSVTPEAEQDSKQNEKGLNGLKKNLSDISRENLNKAPPVCQKTTGEPKKESTDHEKQHNKKGPDSSPKALYTSLVNCPHRVIYVREAIRKIDTLYMAPTLVVPSVAEDEQLKEFNNFCGEFSWRRDIPISVSDNGTSETLEFCVDPRAIPRNRSQNSNPSLVLRKPGNSQPDTIGRNSIISSSNSSQGGFAIQEGEDDSDNCMIMAG; encoded by the exons ATGCCGTCCGAGGAGTTCAGCAGATCGGAAAAACGCTTTCTAAAG aaaagctCAAAGCTCTTCAAACCAGAGCCTTTAAACCTTAGTTTGTTGGAAGAGAAAGATGAGGATGATAAGATAGACTATTTACTCAACAGAAGGAGAGAAATCGTGAAG GTTAGTCTGACGGGGCTTGGAGATGTTCAGGGGAAGGACGATATCGCTGTCCTGGACCGAGTCAACAAGTTTCTTCTCACCCCTGATCACCGGGAATCG AGGTCTGTTACCCCAGAGGCTGAACAAGACAGCAAACAAAATGAGAAAGGTCTGAACGGTCTAAAAAAGAATCTGAGTGATATATCTCGCGAAAATCTCAACAAAGCACCGCCTGTTTGCCAGAAAACTACTGGAGAACCCAAAAAGGAATCAACAGATCACGAAAAACAGCATAACAAAAAG GGTCCGGACAGTAGCCCAAAGGCACTCTACACGTCTCTCGTCAACTGTCCTCACCGAGTCATCTACGTCAGAGAAGCTATCAGGAAAATCGATACCCTGTATATGGCCCCAACTCTGGTCGTCCCATCGGTAGCAGAAGACGAACAACTCAAAGAATTCAACAAT TTCTGTGGCGAATTCAGTTGGCGGAGAGATATTCCAATTAGTGTGAGTGACAATGGCACTAGTGAAACTTTGGAGTTTTGTGTGGATCCGCGCGCCATCCCTAGAAATCGATCTCAAAATTCCAACCCTAGCCTCGTGTTAAGGAAGCCAGGAAATTCCCAACCCGATACTATTGGACGTAACTCAATCATTTCGTCCAGTAACAGTTCACAG GGCGGGTTTGCAATACAGGAAGGCGAAGATGATTCAGACAATTGTATGATCATGGCCGGATAA
- the LOC105329772 gene encoding ATP-binding cassette sub-family C member 5, whose translation MVNNRRESSQPELRRYSIYPDRRVHFNEALEWDEETVSTWQSGNQLNGTSYPYSDFTANREPYQRKYSAALKVLKPLRPRSKDGKIPINKAGFFSYLLVTWMSKLIWKVFRHRNEQLNEEDIWTCPDEESANVNTERLARLWNDEVNKRGKEKASFLRVWLKFAKTRIIVTLVIIAINAVSTFLESGYLLNLIVQYLESKEENLWYGISLVVCVAACQIVRATSFCVIIIFGVQTGVRFRAGLLGLAYDKMLRLKSVRGKQLSEMITIFGADAYRVFLNNVTFAYLLALPIYVIIGAIYTYYLLGPWCFVAIGIFVFCYIIQARLTSVVAYLRVKTLKFTDKRVRKMTELINSMKLIKMYAWEKPFKSAIQDIRKHEKKYLFLSAILNSISTAIIPVTPTLASVATIASYKAAGNELSAATAFAVIGTLNFLRVIVSFIPFATRALGESKVSFERMKRHLIADEYQTPSTDCSDPSLAIEITDATFIWDPPESTDQDKKKKQKKEIVLKPSSQRRDTIYLQNLSFQTKKGRLIGICGPVGCGKSAFLSSILGRISMASGHLAVNGSVAYAAQQAWIFNGTVRDNILFGKPYEQERYQNVLFVCGLQPDLLLLANGDETEIGDRGTNLSGGQKQRVSLARAVYSDGDIYLLDDVLSAVDVHVGRHLFHNCIKKFLNGKTIIFTTHQLQYLKHCDEIMVMENGEFVEQGKHDDLITLNGYYSSMMKQFHQSTDNPTRATIDDVKRVEDEDQGATPQQKKTENGVQNGTTGKNPEIGQLHKEKSYKGKLSKSEEMQVGDITWGTYFSYVNAMGGICVAIFVITCSILTSGSVVFSDWWLSIWINTFYTNSDSDFKNSSIVPNSSTQFNTTEIMATTSISLFSNETIPVVSQSSSGLDFYLTVYVSSMGIIIVMMIAKGFIGATYYVRAACRLHDIVLTNVMKAPMRFFDANPPGRILNRFSKDLDEADVYLPQLQDTFFQIGNQVLLSLISAIVVLPWIAIAIVPVAIFFYFFKIVSSVSVRQFKRLENIARSPLLGHVNTSAQGLTTIVAFKQQANSIQSIRNFTDVSTVATFLIDIAMRWIGVRLDLAACCITIATALALILTKGSTDAAQAALALTLCIRVVSVMQFMIRILNDVEARFTSVERLHQYEKELESESQTFAETPAESWPNEGRVIFSNVQMRYRDDMEPVLNEIKFDIHPRQKVGIVGRTGAGKSSLAAALFRLNELSGGYIYIDGVDIAKISLELLRSKLSTIPQDPVLFAGTMRYNLDPFGQYTDDVMWSALEAVHMKEKVKQFENELDYMIEENGENFSVGERQLICLARAILRRNKILVLDEATASIDTATDAKIQQTIRESFADCTVLTIAHRLNTVLHCDVIIIMEAGKVMEMGSPQDLLSDPRSYFNTMLSAQTVKTPSP comes from the exons ATGGTCAACAACAGGCGTGAATCTTCACAACCAGAGCTAAGACGGTATAGCATATACCCAGACCGCAGAGTCCACTTCAATGAGGCCTTAGAATGGGATGAAGAGACGGTATCAACATGGCA ATCAGGAAATCAACTCAATGGGACATCGTATCCCTACTCAGACTTTACGGCTAACCGAGAACCGTACCAGAGAAAGTACTCCGCCGCCCTCAAAGTACTGAAGCCGCTTCGACCCAGGTCTAA GGATGGCAAAATACCAATAAACAAAGCCGGTTTCTTCTCATATCTTTTGGTCACATGGATGTCCAAACTGATCTGGAAAGTCTTCCGCCATCGTAACGAACAATTGAATGAGGAGGACATATGGACATGCCCGGACGAGGAAAGCGCCAATGTTAATACGGAAAG ATTAGCAAGATTATGGAATGATGAAGTGAACAAACGTGGAAAAGAAAAGGCGTCATTTCTCAGGGTGTGGCTGAAATTTGCGAAGACTCGAATCATTGTCACCTTGGTTATTATAGCCATTAATGCGGTCTCCACATTTTTAGAATCG GGATATTTGTTGAATCTCATAGTACAATATCTAGAGTCGAAGGAGGAAAACCTGTGGTATGGTATTAGTCTAGTCGTCTGTGTAGCTGCCTGTCAAATTGTGAGAGCAACGTCATTTTGCGTCATAATAATATTTGGTGTTCAAACAG GCGTTCGCTTTAGAGCAGGATTACTGGGACTAGCTTACGACAAAATGTTGAGATTGAAATCTGTCAGAGGGAAGCAATTATCAGAG ATGATCACTATTTTTGGTGCCGATGCTTATCGCGTATTTCTTAACAACGTGACGTTTGCATACCTTTTGGCTCTTCCAATCTACGTGATTATAGGCGCCATTTACACGTATTATTTGCTGGGGCCTTGGTGCTTTGTAGCCATCggaatatttgtattttgttatatcaTTCAG gCAAGATTGACGTCCGTAGTTGCATACTTACGAGTGAAAACTTTAAAGTTTACCGATAAAAGG GTACGTAAAATGACGGAGTTGATCAACAGTATGAAACTGATAAAGATGTATGCATGGGAGAAACCATTCAAAAGCGCCATTCAAG atataagaaaacacgaaaagaAGTATCTCTTTTTGTCGGCCATTTTGAATTCCATCAGCACCGCCATTATTCCTGTCACCCCGACGCTGGCTTCTGTTGCCACCATAGCTTCCTACAAAGCAGCCGGCAACGAACTGTCTGCTGCCACG GCGTTTGCGGTGATTGGGACACTGAATTTTCTGCGCGTGATTGTCTCTTTTATACCATTTGCCACCAGGGCATTGGGAGAATCCAAAGTTAGCTTTGAAAGGATGAAG cgTCACCTGATAGCGGACGAGTATCAGACCCCCTCAACCGACTGTTCTGACCCGTCCCTGGCGATAGAGATCACGGACGCTACCTTTATATGGGACCCCCCGGAATCAACAGACCAAGACAAAAAGAAGAAACAGAAGAAAG AGATAGTCTTGAAACCCTCAAGTCAACGAAGAGACACAATTTATCTTCAGAATTTGAGTTTTCAGACAAAGAAG GGTCGGTTAATTGGAATATGTGGACCAGTCGGATGCGGAAAGTCCGCCTTTTTATCATCTATTTTGGGAAGA ATATCTATGGCATCTGGTCATTTAGCAGTAAATGGGTCTGTTGCATACGCAGCTCAGCAAGCTTGGATTTTCAATGGCACTGTGCGAGACAACATCTTATTTGGGAAACCGTACGAGCAGGAGAG ATATCAGAATGTATTGTTTGTTTGTGGACTTCAACCGGATCTTCTTCTTTTGGCAAATGGCGATGAAACCGAg ATAGGTGACAGGGGTACAAATTTAAGTGGGGGACAAAAGCAGAGAGTGAGTCTTGCGCGCGCAGTTTACAGCGACGGCGACATCTACTTGCTTGATGACGTATTGTCAGCTGTTGATGTACACGTTGGCCGTCACCTCTTCCACAATTGTATCAAGAAGTTTCTGAATGGTAAAACCATCATCTTTACAACGCATCAGCTACAG tATCTGAAACACTGTGACGAAATAATGGTCATGGAAAATGGAGAGTTCGTTGAACAAGGAAAGCATGACGATCTCATAACACTGAATGGATACTACAGTTCCATGATGAAGCAATTCCACCAATCCACGGACAATCCCACGAGAGCAACTA ttGATGATGTAAAGCGCGTTGAAGACGAAGACCAAGGCGCCACACCACAACAGAAGAAAACAGAAAACGGAGTACAGAACGGAACAACAGGGAAGAATCCGGAAATAGGCCAACTTCATAAAGAGAAATCATATAAAG GAAAATTGAGCAAGTCTGAAGAAATGCAGGTTGGCGACATTACATGGGGGACGTACTTTTCTTACGTGAATGCCATGGGCGGAATCTGTGTAGCTATTTTTGTTATCACCTGTAGCATCCTCACTTCCGGTTCTGTAGTGTTCAGTGATTGGTGGCTTAGTATATGGATCAACACATTCTAT ACAAATTCGGACAGTGATTTTAAGAACTCGTCCATTGTGCCAAATAGTTCAACACAATTCAATACTACTGAGATAATGGCAACGACCAGTATCAGTTTGTTTTCGAATGAAACCATACCAGTTGTTTCTCAATCCTCTTCTGGACTTGATTTTTATCTAACGGTCTATGTGTCATCGATGGGAATTATAATTGTGATGATGATTGCCAAAGGATTTATTGGAGCCACA TATTATGTTCGAGCGGCTTGTAGGCTCCACGATATTGTATTGACGAACGTGATGAAAGCGCCAATGCGATTCTTCGATGCCAACCCACCTGGAAGAATTCTTAACCGTTTTTCAAAAGACTTGGACGAAG CCGATGTTTATTTACCCCAACTTCAAGACACGTTCTTCCAAATCGGCAACCAAGTCCTGTTATCACTTATATCGGCCATTGTTGTCTTACCTTGGATTGCCATAGCAATAGTGCCTGTAGCCATATTCTTTTACTTCTTCAAAATCGTGTCGTCTGTCTCGGTGCGTCAATTCAAGCGTTTGGAAAACATAGCGCGGTCGCCACTTCTTGGTCATGTAAACACTTCAGCTCAGGGCCTGACAACGATCGTAGCATTCAAGCAGCAAGCAAACAGTATTCAAAG CATCCGGAATTTTACGGACGTTTCGACTGTAGCCACTTTTCTGATAGACATCGCAATGCGGTGGATTGGAGTGCGGCTGGATCTTGCGGCGTGTTGTATCACCATAGCCACCGCTCTAGCTCTGATTCTCACCAAGGGATCCACGGACGCCGCTCAGGCGGCCTTAGCGCTCACTCTCTGTATTAGG gttgtaTCAGTGATGCAGTTCATGATACGAATACTGAACGATGTTGAGGCAAGATTCACATCAGTCGAACGTCTTCATCAATATGAaaag GAATTGGAATCGGAGAGTCAGACTTTCGCCGAGACCCCTGCGGAGAGCTGGCCAAACGAGGGCCGGGTTATCTTCTCCAACGTTCAGATGAGATACAGAGACGATATGGAACCCGTTCTGaacgaaataaaatttgatattcatcCTCGTCAAAAAGTTGGAATTGTTGGTCGCACGGGAGCAG GCAAGTCCTCACTAGCTGCTGCATTGTTCAGACTGAATGAGTTATCCGGGGGATACATCTATATAGACGGGGTGGACATTGCAAAGATTTCTCTGGAACTATTACGATCCAAGCTCTCCACCATTCCCCAGGATCCAGTTTTATTTGCTGGTACAATGCG atACAATCTTGACCCCTTCGGACAATATACTGATGACGTCATGTGGTCTGCATTAGAAGCTGTtcatatgaaagaaaag gtCAAACAATTCGAAAATGAATTAGATTACATGATAGAAGAAAACGGAGAAAACTTTTCAGTTGGAGAAAGGCAGTTGATATGCTTAGCCAGAGCTATTTTGCGTAGAAATAAA ATTCTAGTACTGGACGAGGCCACGGCGTCCATTGATACAGCAACAGACGCTAAGATCCAGCAGACGATCAGAGAGAGTTTCGCAGACTGTACGGTCCTCACAATAGCTCATCGCCTCAACACCGTcctacattgtgacgtcatcattatTATGGAGGCTGGAAAG GTGATGGAGATGGGCTCCCCACAGGATCTTTTGTCGGACCCCAGATCTTACTTCAACACCATGCTCTCTGCCCAGACCGTTAAGACGCCGTCCCCCTAG
- the LOC105329766 gene encoding E3 ubiquitin-protein ligase TRIM71, translated as MGLLRNNSVTEEGFTVQDNAALCSDTVEASIPQHDYIQPSPAMLELGAHCKDSELFRKCGICYEVPINGRVLDCFHTFCESCLERVWCDACVIRCSLCSRTTPIPDRGITSLPKNIFLSTNPVGDIQLTLPCDLCDNSQHAEVHCLDCEQKMCSSCRLIHLKSNASKTHTVQVLDPSNIPMPDDLHGYHSKKIANSCEDHGEELTYHCRMCAKAICKLCRKDPAHKGHRTKPLTVVMDTKRQLLTQKMTSIENGHFEVLRKKLYNTRKQADALSNNAKDVINQIVTRAEDLKHDIDIASDALITEVLEKKKESLENCHSIEKIIEHEILGIGSSLQYIYSLLQHGSPLEICEALPAINTILDSYDEGEQIPRLEKTDITFELGDLTSESVKRDFGTLTTRNRGRLWSRKISAGFGCLQDVSIRMQTSFDFPTSSLEEVQEEEEVPIHALTASITNDHQIWTCAGWNSSTIALLDSQGNPQASVPIGHKVDDISVSMDDELFISCFHKKMLVRYNISTVAMETVPLPYYPRGITSCADGGLFVCMTDSYSSCASDNSRRFVAKYTKDLKLEKVFEFEDNKRLFTRPYRIAENINGDICVTDKTSMGSGRVVVLDRNGKFKFAFEGPSNNQCSGNFSPAGITCDNYGRVLVADTNNNCVHVLDPNGNFVGFLLKQGDTPVSPHSLCIDSNCQLWVGDEEGNIKLYDYL; from the coding sequence ATGGGTTTGTTACGGAACAATTCAGTGACCGAGGAAGGCTTCACAGTACAAGACAACGCTGCTCTGTGCAGTGACACAGTCGAAGCTTCGATACCCCAACACGACTACATCCAACCCTCTCCAGCCATGTTGGAACTTGGAGCCCATTGTAAAGACTCAGAACTTTTCAGAAAGTGTGGGATTTGTTACGAGGTGCCGATAAACGGACGAGTTTTGGATTGTTTTCATACTTTTTGCGAGTCCTGTCTGGAACGAGTCTGGTGTGACGCGTGCGTGATAAGATGTTCGTTGTGTTCAAGAACCACTCCGATTCCAGACAGGGGCATTACTAGTCTACCTAAGAACATATTCTTATCAACGAACCCTGTGGGGGATATCCAATTGACTTTACCCTGTGACTTATGTGACAATAGCCAGCACGCCGAGGTCCACTGCCTTGATTGTGAACAGAAGATGTGTTCCTCTTGTCGTCTGATACATTTAAAAAGTAACGCGTCTAAAACACATACGGTTCAAGTTTTAGACCCTAGTAACATACCTATGCCAGACGATTTACATGGATACCATTCAAAGAAAATCGCGAATAGTTGTGAAGATCACGGCGAGGAATTAACTTACCACTGTAGGATGTGTGCCAAGGCAATATGTAAACTCTGTAGGAAAGACCCAGCGCATAAAGGCCACCGGACCAAACCTCTAACGGTTGTCATGGATACAAAACGTCAGCTTCTTACGCAGAAAATGACATCAATAGAAAATGGTCATTTcgaagttttaagaaaaaagttgTACAATACAAGAAAACAAGCTGACGCGCTGTCAAACAACGCCAAAGATGTCATAAATCAAATTGTCACCAGAGCCGAAGACCTAAAGCACGATATCGACATTGCCAGCGACGCTCTCATTACTGAAGTACTGGAAAAGAAAAAGGAGAGCTTGGAGAATTGTCACTCAATAGAAAAGATAATCGAGCATGAAATTCTGGGCATTGGCAGCTCTTTACAGTACATCTATAGCCTACTTCAACATGGGTCACCTCTTGAGATCTGTGAAGCTTTGCCAGCTATCAACACTATTCTGGACAGCTACGATGAAGGGGAGCAGATTCCTAGATTGGAGAAAACTGACATTACATTTGAACTTGGCGACTTGACTTCAGAATCTGTCAAGCGCGATTTCGGAACCTTGACTACCCGCAATAGGGGGCGTCTATGGTCAAGGAAGATATCAGCAGGCTTTGGTTGTTTACAAGATGTAAGCATTAGAATGCAGACGTCTTTCGATTTCCCTACTTCTTCATTGGAAGAGGTCCAGGAGGAAGAGGAGGTGCCGATACACGCTCTAACAGCATCAATAACAAACGACCATCAGATATGGACGTGTGCGGGATGGAACTCTTCAACCATTGCTCTTCTTGACAGCCAAGGTAACCCTCAAGCTTCGGTTCCAATCGGCCATAAAGTGGATGACATTTCTGTTTCCATGGACGACGAGTTGTTCATTTCTTGTTTCCACAAGAAGATGCTTGTTCGTTATAACATTTCGACAGTAGCCATGGAGACGGTTCCATTGCCGTATTACCCGCGTGGTATAACATCTTGCGCCGATGGCGGGCTCTTTGTTTGCATGACGGACAGCTATAGCTCCTGTGCATCCGATAACAGCAGGCGATTTGTTGCTAAATACACAAAGGACTTGAAACTCGAAAAAGTTTTCGAGTTTGAAGACAACAAACGACTTTTCACCAGACCTTACAGAATTGCTGAAAACATCAACGGTGACATTTGCGTAACAGACAAGACCTCGATGGGTTCCGGACGAGTTGTCGTTCTTGATCGCAATGGCAAGTTCAAGTTTGCATTTGAAGGTCCATCCAACAACCAGTGCAGCGGGAACTTCTCCCCTGCCGGAATCACGTGTGACAACTACGGTCGTGTCCTTGTGGCCGACACGAACAATAACTGCGTCCACGTCCTTGACCCTAACGGGAACTTTGTGGGCTTTCTCTTAAAACAGGGAGATACCCCAGTTAGTCCCCACTCCCTGTGTATTGACAGCAATTGCCAGCTGTGGGTAGGAGACGAAGAAGGAAACATAAAATTATACGACTATCTGTAA
- the LOC105341074 gene encoding uncharacterized protein, with translation MLLTKIETLIMIVAVIIVNGKKTLPSPEFYIDAKNGETGRYFVSSGNYLCHYGGSNTFINEDDAFSAQCFIQNRYNLSRREKESKTYPYFDSSVGAPPGCGPLPVVKDGEWECPGDVSSLSVPVYESCHIVCKGDSAQTRALVKVRCTEKLEWDRALPSNACSVEKSSGEHPSQDPDIMKVLLTIVLVFAVAVLILLCVFRRFKRLIQNILCNTVPQDNNIAPNPVDIAGMEDEDHQQIVVTKNAAKYKMSTGNNNVEKEQSNSNVDQCTCDSNGTLQTKDLTDIDISQETTFNNLNISNARTGVDGMRKPNIPLNNDVDQLYENVEPNSSLPLSQLLASDDKTNALVISSMKTDLRNVKEDKAFEESFLRSQNEHAEPCPTIAAMLEGAVNDSICFVDDLSTLLDPDNPRNWQGLAQSYFNMSFNKIKEIRHKTKDHFKEALLPLLSSHGYRIFDLTYYFYKLPSRRIDVIECIQRYHPYCRDCGEIYSRVKSR, from the exons ATGCTCCTAACAAAAATTGAAACTCTGATTATGATTGTTGCAGTAATCATAGTGAACGGAAAA AAAACACTACCGTCCCCGGAATTTTATATAGACGCAAAAAATGGTGAGACAGGAAGATA CTTTGTTTCATCGGGCAACTATTTGTGTCATTATGGAGGATCAAATACGTTTATTAATGAGGATGATGCATTTTCAGCGCAGTGTTTCATTCAAAACAGATACAATTTGTCAAGGCGTGAAAAAGAAAGCAAGACGTACCCGTACTTTGATTCGTCAGTCGGCGCCCCTCCAG GGTGTGGTCCTCTACCAGTCGTGAAAGATGGTGAGTGGGAGTGTCCTGGTGATGTGTCTTCCCTCTCAGTCCCCGTGTACGAGTCCTGTCATATAGTCTGTAAGGGAGACTCAGCACAGACACGGGCTCTTGTCAAAGTGAGATGCACAGAGAAGTTGGAGTGGGACAGGGCTTTGCCTTCTAATGCTTGTAGCGTAGAAAAAAGTTCCG GTGAACATCCAAGCCAAGACCCGGATATTATGAAAGTTTTACTAACAATCGTCCTTGTGTTCGCTGTAGCCGTTCTAATCCTACTTTGTGTTTTCCGAAGATTTAAACGCCTTATACAAAATATACTCTGCAATACAGTACCCCAAGACAACAACATAGCACCAAACCCTGTAGACATTGCTGGAATGGAAGACGAAGATCACCAGCAAATCGTTGTGACGAAAAATGCGGCGAAATATAAAATGTCTACAGGCAACAATAATGTCGAAAAGGAACAGAGCAACAGTAATGTAGACCAATGTACATGTGACTCAAATGGGACATTGCAAACTAAGGATCTCACGGATATTGATATTTCCCAAGAAACAACTTTTAACAATCTAAATATAAGCAATGCTAGAACAGGGGTAGATGGTATGAGAAAACCAAACATTCCTCTTAATAACGATGTAGATCAGTTATATGAAAACGTTGAACCTAATTCATCTCTTCCTTTATCCCAGTTGTTGGCTTCAGATGACAAAACTAATGCTTTAGTCATTTCGTCAATGAAAACAGATTTACGAAACGTGAAAGAGGATAAAGCATTCGAAGAGAGTTTTCTTCGGAGTCAAAACGAGCATGCAG AACCGTGTCCAACCATTGCCGCCATGTTAGAAGGAGCGGTAAACGATAGCATTTGTTTTGTTGACGACCTTTCTACTTTGCTGGACCCGGATAATCCTCGCAATTGGCAGGGCCTGGCTCAGTCTTATTTTAATAtgtcatttaataaaatcaaagaaataag ACACAAAACAAAAGACCATTTCAAGGAGGCTCTCTTGCCTTTGTTGAGTTCCCATGGATATAGAATATTTGACTTGACTTATTATTTCTACAAGCTGCCATCACGGCGTATTGACGTCATAGAGTGCATCCAGCGTTATCACCCGTATTGTCGGGATTGTGGAGAAATCTACAGCCGTGTGAAGTCAAGATAA